One Hymenobacter psoromatis genomic window, GCGTGCGCGGCCTGAGCCTCAGTCCCGGTAAAAGTATGCGCAACTTGACACTCGAACCAAGGCCGGGGCAGGAGCGTCCTCTCGAAAGGAGCCGCTTGGTCCTTGGCTGCTAAACAGCTGCGCATCGCCCCGAAACTTATTGATGATGATGCCTTTGTTGCAGGCTTTTTCTTCGGGCTCCAGCAGAGCCAGCGTGCCGTAGACGCTCCCAAACACGCCGCCGCGGTCAATGTCGGCAATAAGGTAGGTGGCGGCCCCAGCGTGCTGGGCCATGCGCAGGTTGGTGATGTCGCGGCGCTTGAGGTTCAGCTCCGAAATGCTGCCCGCCCCCTCCAGCACCACCGGCGAGTAGCGGCTCGCCAGCCGGTCAAACGCCTGGGTGGCCGCCGCAAACAGCTCGTGCCGGTCATTGGCCCGAAAGTAGTCGTAGGCCGACTGCGTGCCGATGGGCCGGCCATTGAGCACTACCTGCGAAGCCTGGTCGGAGGTAGGCTTGAGCAGCACCGGATTCATATCCACGTGGCACGGGATGCCCGCTGCCTCGGCTTGCACCGCCTGCGCCCGGCCGATTTCCAGGCCCTCAGGCGTGGCGTAGCTGTTGAGCGACATATTCTGCGCCTTGAAAGGCGCCGGACAATATCCGTCCTGCCGGAATATCCGGCAAAAGCCGGCCGTTACTGTGCTCTTGCCCACATCCGAAGCGGTGCCGACAAACATGATGGGACGAAGCATAGGCAACAAGGTGGCACTGAACTGGCGAGCAAAGGTATTTTCCCGCTTGGACTTAATGGTTTAGCAAAAGTCACGAACCATCTAATTGGGCCCTTATTGGATGCTTTTAACAAGGGCGTTTCCAGCGCTTGGAGGCACTTTTTTGAGCCGTATTTTCCTGACCTTTATTGGAATGCTCTTCGGCTGTACTTTCAGGTAGGGTTGGACTGCTCACAACGGCTGGTATTCGGAGGAGCAGTCAGGACGACTGTACTTTTGCATCAGGGCTTACACATCGAAATTTAGCAAGTGGTTTGGCTCTTTCCAGCGCTACTTTACTACTATTGCCAGGTTTCCTAACCGAATGTGCTTCTAAGTACTAGCCATGAGGGTCAATACGAGCGGACGGGCCCGAGAAGGACAGCATTTTCTGTAGCTCCGCCAAGTGAGCAGTTACCCTTTACGCGAATGATGATAGGTGCCTCTCGGTGGACTGCATCACGTTGGCCCTCAAAATCGATAACTAAGTTTCGGCCTTTTAAGGTTAGGATCAAACGCTTAATGTGCTGCACCGTGTTGGTGAAATGCAGAAACCATGTAATAACCAAGGGGGCCACCTGCTTGAAGCGGGCTGGGGAACTTCTCACCTGCTGAAAAAGCGCTGGCAATGGTGAAGCAGTTAAATCGGTAAACCCGCTATTAGAAAGCCACCGCATGGGACTTTGCTCCGGGGGCTGAGAGTTTAGCAAGAGCAATTCGGCGCGGACTTGCGCTTGCATATCGGGTGTGAGATTGCTGTAAGTAACCTCTGTATGGGCGAGCAGTTCTTGCATATCAGCAGTCAGATGCCACGTTTCGCGGTTATTCTCGGTGACGGCATGCAAATCTTGCTGGGTACAACGGTAGGAGTGGCCCCGGAAGACCAGGCTGGCCAGGCCATCACGCGAAGACTGGCGCAAGGTGGTGAGAAAAGCCACTTGGGATGAAGTAGCTGGTAGTAGGGCCATTTCCAACTGTTTGCCAATCTTGGCTTGGTGGACCGGAATGACCTCCCATTCCCCGCTACGGCGCACCAATAGTGCCTGCTGGGTGGCCGATATGCTAGCAGCGGGCGACTTGGGCGATGCTGGCCTTGAAGCTGATTTTGAGGAAGAGGAAGCGGCTATTTTCTTTACTGCTGCGTCCAGCTGCTCTGTTGACGTGGCTGAGGCTTTTTTAACGCTGGCTACGGACTTGACCTCGGGCTTTTTGGCAGGAGCCATAAAAATCTCGTGCACGCGCTTCGCTACCTGAAACAGTGTTTGATTAATCTGACCATCCGAAAGCAAATCCAGTGGGTGCTCGGGACCATTTATGGCTTGAAACTCACTTAGCGCGGTCAATGGAAACATGCTGGTACTCAAGAGTAACGGCAAAATAGTAGTGC contains:
- a CDS encoding toll/interleukin-1 receptor domain-containing protein, which produces MPTKKPASTKKATPAAVKKSVPIKKASPAKKVPPRKATVARTDVFISYSQRDKAWMERLKTHLKPLERTNLNVWVDTKLRAGDKWRVEIEKALAQTKVAILLISPNFLASDFIDTNELPPLLKAAEKEGTTILPLLLSTSMFPLTALSEFQAINGPEHPLDLLSDGQINQTLFQVAKRVHEIFMAPAKKPEVKSVASVKKASATSTEQLDAAVKKIAASSSSKSASRPASPKSPAASISATQQALLVRRSGEWEVIPVHQAKIGKQLEMALLPATSSQVAFLTTLRQSSRDGLASLVFRGHSYRCTQQDLHAVTENNRETWHLTADMQELLAHTEVTYSNLTPDMQAQVRAELLLLNSQPPEQSPMRWLSNSGFTDLTASPLPALFQQVRSSPARFKQVAPLVITWFLHFTNTVQHIKRLILTLKGRNLVIDFEGQRDAVHREAPIIIRVKGNCSLGGATENAVLLGPVRSY
- a CDS encoding cobyric acid synthase; this translates as MLRPIMFVGTASDVGKSTVTAGFCRIFRQDGYCPAPFKAQNMSLNSYATPEGLEIGRAQAVQAEAAGIPCHVDMNPVLLKPTSDQASQVVLNGRPIGTQSAYDYFRANDRHELFAAATQAFDRLASRYSPVVLEGAGSISELNLKRRDITNLRMAQHAGAATYLIADIDRGGVFGSVYGTLALLEPEEKACNKGIIINKFRGDAQLFSSQGPSGSFREDAPAPALVRVSSCAYFYRD